One genomic segment of Labrus bergylta chromosome 17, fLabBer1.1, whole genome shotgun sequence includes these proteins:
- the LOC109986303 gene encoding uncharacterized protein — MATNTTTRYDHITCKRLSRSGSPTIYQLTPKKEKIGTIKRMTLGEKDLMKVHKTILLVGETGTGKSALINALVNYAMGVTWEDNVWFEIVEHEKKQSQSQEEDEESDVKCESQTSDVIVYEIFGFEDKTLPYSLTIIDTPGYGDTRGPEYDDAISTRLTDVFRSQYGVHEMNVVGLLLKASENRLSDRLRYVFDSVASLFGKEMENNIVCLITHSDGGKPKNVLDALNAANIKCAKDENNQPVHFLFNNQQNTERTEETRVLKNAHETTMEGMLKFGEFLLKKAPQQLKTTVDVLNERIRLTASIQNLQERVELIEFKQKEIQQTQEALRKHEQEMKSNENFTVEVDEPYKVKEPISGGMWAWVLYEGAVSCNVCEENCHYPGCTVAWSPKGCEVMKKGCCTVCTGKCPVSDHVKEKWRYVTKTRKGTKTLQDVKKKFDQSKADCKEKTSLLETVQKKMDELKKDKDQWLEDSFQHVVKLEQIALNVDSLSTHIHLDFLIEKMKENSDRFKEKVQKLEEIKRRVNKGTKAGLGYKIGRLAASAGRAFK; from the exons ATGGCAAC AAACACCACAACCAGGTATGACCACATCACCTGCAAACGCCTGAGCCGTTCAGGGTCTCCTACCATCTACCAGCTGAcaccaaagaaagagaaaataggAACCATAAAAAGAATGACTCTTGGTGAAAAAGATCTAATGAAAGTACACAAAACTATCCTGCTTGTGGGAGAAACAGGAACGGGAAAATCTGCTCTGATCAACGCTCTGGTCAACTACGCCATGGGAGTGACATGGGAGGACAATGTCTGGTTTGAGATCGTAGAGCACGAGAAGAAGCAATCACAGAGTCAAGAGGAGGACGAAGAAAGTGACGTGAAATGTGAAAGTCAGACATCAGATGTGATCGTGTACGAGATCTTTGGCTTTGAAGATAAAACTCTGCCCTACTCTCTGACCATCATTGATACTCCTGGATACGGAGATACCAGAGGGCCTGAATATGATGACGCCATCTCTACTAGATTAACTGACGTGTTCCGCTCACAGTACGGAGTTCATGAGATGAATGTCGTGGGTCTGTTGCTGAAAGCGAGCGAGAATCGACTAAGTGACCGTCTGAGGTACGTCTTTGATTCAGTGGCGTCTCTGTTTGGAAAAGAAATGGAGAACAACATCGTCTGTCTCATCACACACTCAGATGGAGGGAAACCTAAAAATGTTCTTGACGCTCTCAATGCTGCAAACATCAAGTGTGCCAAAGATGAAAATAATCAgcctgttcacttcctgtttaataACCAACAAAATACAGAGAGAACAGAGGAAACTAGAGTCCTTAAAAATGCACATGAAACAACAATGGAAGGAATGTTAAAGTTTGGAGagtttctgcttaaaaaagctCCACAACAGCTGAAGACAACTGTGGACGTTCTGAACGAACGCATCAGACTGACAGCAAGCATCCAAAACCTGCAAGAGCGAGTTGAGCTGATTGAatttaaacagaaagaaatcCAACAGACTCAGGAAGCCCTGAGGAAACATGAACAAGAGATGAAGAGCAATGAGAACTTCACTGTAGAAGTTGATGAGCCCTACAAAGTTAAAGAACCTATCAGCGGAGGAATGTGGGCATGGGTGTTATATGAAGGAGCTGTGTCCTGTAATGTCTGTGAGGAGAACTGTCACTACCCTGGATGCACAGTGGCCTGGTCTCCCAAAGGCTGTGAGGTGATGAAAAAAGGTTGCTGCACTGTATGTACAGGGAAATGCCCTGTGTCGGATCATGTGAAGGAAAAGTGGAGATATGTGACTAAGACAAGGAAAGGGACAAAAACTCTTCAAGATGTGAAAAAGAAGTTTGACCAAAGTAAAGCAGActgcaaagagaaaacaagccTTCTGGAAACAGTTCAGAAGAAAATGGACGAACTTAAAAAGGACAAAGATCAGTGGTTGGAAGACTCCTTCCAACATGTTGTCAAACTGGAGCAGATCGCTCTGAATGTTGATTCACTGTCCACTCATATCCATCTGGACTTCCTGATtgagaagatgaaggagaacAGTGATAGGTTTAAAGAGAAGGTCCAGAAACTGGAGGAGATAAAGAGGCGAGTGAATAAAGGAACCAAAGCAGGGTTGGGGTACAAGATCGGTAGACTGGCTGCATCTGCTGGCAgagcatttaaataa